One part of the Candida albicans SC5314 chromosome R, complete sequence genome encodes these proteins:
- the BNR1 gene encoding Bnr1p (Formin; probable role in hyphal cytoskeletal polarity; synthetic lethality if Bnr1p and Bni1p are absent), translated as MNEPPPKRQSVFAKGMKKLQRSKSLLNFAEQAKPPTPENFSSLDPKSNLNSIGLSLVGYGLSSDHLPPPRLDTDSESVSSRTSSPTLHVTTKFNPKQRVESFQTATNFKNQIPPEEIVDQLFEKLLSIRVFPDEAVYSLKKQPVERKWELLLREHETNHHFDLKKLSEQATDKFLTNRDRFQEHEFLIMSRSTTQEPKPKLKPLRIVSGGEDYDDEETPTVTKLVHDDSSTSKLSIESGGSSGAPTETESLLGLVNKKLKIRDGSPDWYVSRIMANKLSLKDCKKLERKLVENNVVKNSGVTWTQGFINAQGETALSVVLTKINKKSIKSNEEFDKEYLIVKCLKHINSEKRDETSSLKEKVYVVKALVFLLVSPRLTTRILVTEVLVMLMLLRDKTLWKSALDGLSSLQDRNGDYVIFQPWLNAFEETIIKYSWSQNKAGELSNLKNYATITLILINSMVDMCSSLKRRISIRRDFGNARILNIFEKLAQIEDTRIDNEIEKYEMYAEEDYNEYVEGKKKRNSKQLPNIPQSKLKLLQVSDFVTTPEANTSLEEDELTPELEDNLSGTESSFDEKSFMTKLKEAEDIESDGAMKSVLQRLMKLKQSERSTEDVHKMLVLVDSMLQHVTNESRVIGTDAHSVLNITIQKLMDRLSTEDMARRAVAESKMLSRQLELVKEEKELLEKELETNKIETIRELKKENYYQAELIATQERQLSKLQQKIEQLQSPNNTALPVVDVGQQGFGNGTVASLKDTSSSSPSKRPPTPPGLYSMQKGSLRGGISAPPMLDFKDARPVSDLQDSRPVSDLQDAPRLVESSAPPLPESKDPVAQPPPPESKDSVAPPPPPVPDFIKSAAPPPPPLPGFMNASAPPPPPVPEFIKSSAPPPPPLPGFITTTPPPPPPLPGFITTTPPPPPMPGMLQPGKVKELGTLFKEKHKQEPQKGITKTKADVVPSIRPKNKLKQMHWDKLENIEKTFWNNLEDSVLSNKLIEQGVLGEVEQVFAAKTATIKKKTAVESQQQPTKKSFLSRDLSQQFGINLHMFANLSEEKLVLKVLRCNSEILENHSVLEFFNNEALVELSDSLFRNLAPYSTDPRTRKKPMKNPEELERADRIFLELCYNLRHYWRSRSRALLFSQTYKKDYIDLMRKLNIVDEANAALKKSESLQNVLGIIRTVGNFMNDDAKQALGFKLDTLQRLKFMKDDQNSMTFLHYIEKIVRHSFPEYGSFVDDLNVLSTLHNISIEQLETDCEEMSRSVKNITDSLERGKLSNKKDLHPEDRILTTISSPMLNAKNKNAMLQSHLKRTAGELNSLMTFFGENPKDATARNTFFYKFVTFITEYKKAHVENIQREEEQRTYEIRKKILEDKIAKKEKLKEESAEPEAVVDTAEESSAVIDSLLEKLKSSTPITTNRAKTKNRRSKALSFYSENPLEIVADTKYESVNNLKRRMTTRKRTTDGETSPKSEQFMSRAQAMLHQLRNKEE; from the coding sequence ATGAACGAACCACCTCCCAAACGACAGAGTGTCTTTGCCAAAGGAATGAAAAAACTACAACGATCCAAGTCCTTACTCAACTTTGCTGAACAAGCAAAACCACCCACCCCCGAAAACTTTTCGTCGTTGGACCCTAAAAGCAATCTCAATTCTATAGGGTTGAGTCTTGTTGGCTACGGTTTATCCAGCGACCACCTACCCCCACCACGACTAGACACCGACTCTGAATCAGTATCATCTCGAACTAGCTCGCCCACATTGCATGTCACCACCAAATTCAACCCCAAACAACGAGTAGAGTCATTCCAGACCGCCACCAACTTTAAAAACCAAATACCACCAGAAGAGATTGTCGACCAgttgtttgaaaaactCTTATCAATCCGAGTATTCCCCGATGAAGCAGTCTATTCGCTAAAGAAACAGCCAGTTGAACGCAAATGGGAACTCTTGCTACGAGAACACGAAACCAACCACCATTTTGACCTTAAAAAATTGTCGGAACAGGCTACCGACAAGTTTCTCACCAACCGAGATAGATTCCAGGAACACGAGTTTCTCATAATGTCCCGTAGCACTACCCAAGAACCTAAACCGAAATTGAAACCGCTAAGAATTGTTTCTGGCGGCGAAGACTACGACGACGAAGAAACACCTACAGTCACCAAACTAGTCCACGACGATAGCAGCACCAGCAAACTATCCATCGAGTCCGGAGGCTCTTCTGGTGCACCAACAGAGACCGAAAGTTTGTTGGGGTTGGTCAACAAAAAGCTCAAAATCAGAGACGGGTCCCCTGATTGGTATGTGTCACGCATAATGGCCAACAAACTCTCACTCAAAGATTGCAAGAAATTGGAAAGGAAATTAGTCGAAAACAACGTGGTCAAAAACAGCGGCGTGACCTGGACTCAGGGGTTTATCAATGCCCAAGGTGAAACGGCACTTTCGGTCGTTTTGacaaaaatcaacaagaaaagCATTAAATCGAACGAAGAGTTTGACAAGGAGTACCTTATAGTCAAATGTTTGAAACACATCAACTCTGAAAAACGTGACGAAACCCTGTCTTTGAAGGAAAAAGTGTACGTCGTCAAGGCATTGGTGTTTTTGTTAGTGTCGCCAAGACTCACAACCCGAATCTTGGTAACTGAGGTGTTAGTAATGCTAATGCTCCTTCGCGACAAAACCTTATGGAAAAGCGCCCTAGATGGGTTGAGCAGTTTGCAGGACAGAAACGGCGACTACGTGATCTTCCAGCCGTGGCTAAATGCATTTGAGGAAACAATCATAAAGTACTCATGGAGCCAGAACAAAGCCGGCGAATTGTCGAACCTCAAAAACTACGCCACAATTACcttgattttgattaaCTCGATGGTCGACATGTGCAGCTCCTTGAAACGGCGTATATCAATCAGAAGGGATTTTGGAAATGCTCGAATCCTaaacatttttgaaaagCTTGCCCAGATCGAGGATACAAGAATcgataatgaaattgagaAATACGAAATGTATGCCGAAGAGGATTACAACGAGTACGTCGAAggcaagaagaaaagaaatagcAAGCAGTTGCCCAATATACCCCAATCCAAACTCAAGCTATTGCAGGTATCCGACTTCGTAACCACACCCGAAGCTAACACCTCACTCGAGGAAGACGAACTCACACCTGAATTGGAAGACAATTTATCCGGCACTGAATCCTCGTTTGACGAAAAGAGTTTTATGACAAAACTCAAGGAAGCAGAAGATATCGAGTCCGATGGCGCCATGAAAAGTGTTCTACAAAGATTAATGAAGTTGAAACAGAGCGAACGATCCACCGAGGACGTACACAAAATGTTGGTTTTGGTGGACTCCATGTTGCAGCATGTCACCAACGAGTCTCGTGTTATCGGGACAGACGCCCATTCAGTGTTGAATATCACCATCCAGAAATTGATGGATCGCTTATCTACCGAAGATATGGCTCGCAGAGCCGTTGCCGAATCAAAAATGTTGTCACGCCAATTGGAGTTGGTCAAGGAAGAGAAAGAATTGCTTGAAAAAGAACTAGAAACAAACAAGATCGAAACTATCCGTGAATTAAAAAAGGAAAACTATTACCAGGCCGAATTGATTGCCACCCAAGAACGCCAATTGTCtaaattacaacaaaaaatcGAACAGTTGCAGTCTCCCAACAATACGGCATTACCGGTGGTTGATGTGGGCCAACAGGGGTTTGGCAATGGCACCGTAGCCAGTCTCAAAGATACGTCTTCGTCAAGCCCATCAAAAAGACCACCTACACCTCCAGGATTGTACAGTATGCAAAAGGGTTCATTAAGGGGTGGTATTTCAGCACCACCAATGCTCGATTTCAAGGATGCAAGACCAGTGTCCGATTTACAGGATTCTCGACCAGTGCTGGATTTACAGGATGCTCCTCGATTGGTGGAGTCTAGCGCACCACCACTTCCAGAATCAAAGGATCCAGTTGCTCAACCACCGCCACCAGAATCAAAGGACTCAGTTGCTCCACCACCGCCGCCAGTGCCAGACTTTATAAAGTCTGCTGCAccaccgccaccaccactcCCTGGATTTATGAATGCATCTGCACCTCCACCGCCTCCAGTGCCAGAATTTATAAAGTCTTCTGCACCTCCACCACCTCCACTTCCCGGATTTATTACCACTACTCCTCCACCACCGCCTCCACTTCCGGGATTCATTACTACTACTCCCCCACCCCCACCTATGCCGGGGATGTTACAACCAGGAAAAGTCAAGGAACTTGGCACCCTTTTCAAGGAAAAACACAAACAAGAACCACAAAAAGGCATCACCAAAACCAAAGCCGACGTCGTCCCATCAATCAGGCCCAAAAACAAACTCAAACAAATGCATTGGGACAAGTTGGaaaacattgaaaaaacatTCTGGAATAATCTCGAGGATTCTGTATTgtcaaataaattgatcGAACAGGGTGTTCTTGGTGAGGTGGAACAAGTCTTTGCTGCTAAAACTGCTACcatcaaaaagaaaacagcCGTCGAgtctcaacaacaacctacaaaaaaatctttCCTTTCACGAGACTTGTCGCAGCAGTTTGGTATCAATCTCCACATGTTTGCCAACCTCAGTGAAGAAAAACTTGTGCTAAAAGTACTTCGATGCAATTCGGAAATTCTCGAAAACCATAGTGTgcttgaatttttcaacaatgaAGCATTGGTCGAACTAAGCGATAGTCTATTTAGAAATTTGGCACCATACTCAACCGACCCTCGAACACGCAAGAAACCAATGAAAAACcctgaagaattggaacGTGCCGACAGAATCTTTTTGGAATTGTGCTACAACCTAAGACACTATTGGCGCTCCAGATCGCGTGCATTGTTGTTTCTGCAAACCTACAAAAAAGACTATATCGATTTGATGAGGAAACTAAATATAGTCGATGAGGCAAACGCAGCACTAAAAAAGTCGGAGAGTTTGCAGAATGTGTTGGGTATTATACGTACGGTTGGTAACTTTATGAACGACGACGCAAAACAGGCGTTGGGGTTCAAGTTGGATACATTGCAGAGACTCAAATTCATGAAAGATGACCAAAACTCAATGACATTTTTGCATTACATTGAAAAGATTGTTCGTCACTCGTTCCCCGAATATGGCTCATTTGTTGACGATTTAAATGTTTTATCTACCTTGCACAACATATCCATCGAGCAATTGGAAACCGACTGTGAAGAAATGTCTCGATCGGTCAAGAACATTACCGACTCTTTGGAACGAGGTAAACTTAGCAACAAAAAGGACTTGCACCCTGAAGACCGGATCTTAACCACCATCAGCTCACCCATGCTAAATgccaaaaacaaaaacgcAATGTTACAGTCCCATTTGAAACGCACAGCAGGAGAGCTCAACTCGTTAATGACGTTTTTTGGTGAAAACCCGAAAGATGCAACTGCCAGAAACACATTCTTTTACAAGTTTGTCACTTTTATCACCGAATACAAGAAAGCACACGTTGAAAATATCCAAAGAGAAGAAGAGCAAAGAACATACGAGATTAGGAAAAAGATTTTGGAAGATAAAATCGCCAAAAAGGAAAAGTTGAAAGAGGAACTGGCAGAGCCAGAAGCGGTGGTCGACACCGCCGAAGAGTCGTCTGCGGTTATTGACTCTCTTTTGGAGAAACTAAAGTCCAGCACCCCGATCACCACAAATAGAGCCAAAACGAAAAACAGACGCAGCAAGGCTTTGTCGTTCTACAGCGAGAACCCCTTGGAAATCGTTGCTGACACCAAATACGAAAGTGTCAATAACTTGAAACGACGCATGACAACAAGAAAACGCACCACAGACGGCGAAACCAGCCCCAAAAGTGAACAGTTTATGCTGAGGGCCCAAGCAATGTTGCATCAACTTagaaacaaagaagaatag
- a CDS encoding uncharacterized protein (Protein of unknown function; stationary phase enriched protein; induced upon yeast-hypha transition; benomyl or caspofungin induced; Hap43-repressed; Spider biofilm induced), translating into MSTVKNIIVFGSHGKIGQQFVRLLADKTSVFRGTAVVRNDEQATTIKSITANSLNVSSLNFTLDNASVGEIASAIKGHDAVVFTVGSAGKNLLQVDLDAAVKTFEASVEAQVRRFIIISALHADNREFFSKLGLRNYYIAKHYADRILVDEFSDKLDYTILKPTSLSDDAATGKIRIIKSTDEEIGTITRADVAKVIYEIVNDKDTFGKSYNIANGDLDIRDKRIYKSV; encoded by the coding sequence ATGTCTACtgttaaaaatattattgtttttggaTCTCATGGCAAGATTGGTCAACAATTTGTTCGTTTGTTGGCTGATAAGACATCTGTTTTTAGAGGAACTGCTGTTGTTAGAAACGATGAACAGGCCACCACCATTAAATCGATCACTGCCAATTCCCTTAACGTTTCTTCGTTGAACTTTACCTTGGATAATGCAAGTGTTGGAGAAATTGCCTCAGCAATCAAGGGCCATGATGCTGTTGTTTTCACTGTTGGGTCAGCTGGCAAGAACCTTTTGCAAGTTGATTTGGATGCTGCAGTCAAGACATTTGAAGCCAGTGTTGAGGCACAAGTTAGACgtttcattatcattagtgCTCTCCATGCCGACAATCGTGAGTTCTTTAGCAAGTTGGGTTTAAGAAACTACTATATTGCTAAACATTATGCTGATCGGATTTTGGTTGACGAGTTTAGTGACAAGTTGGATTACACGATTTTGAAACCCACGTCATTGAGCGACGATGCAGCCACAGGGAAAATCAGAATCATCAAGAGCACAGACGAGGAGATTGGTACTATCACCAGAGCAGACGTGGCTAAAGTCATTTATGAGATTGTTAATGACAAAGACACTTTTGGCAAGAGCTACAACATTGCTAATGGGGATTTAGATATTAGAGATAAAAGAATATATAAAAGTGTATAA
- the MIS12 gene encoding Mis12p (Mitochondrial C1-tetrahydrofolate synthase precursor): MTHRKNYTDTAYTRLKNFVMLFLKKEQLFFFFLFSFFSLSIPPAMLRLRPTIRSLSRNFHRSCINLDAVVVSGTKLANTIRANVAEKVINYNKEHFGDNNKSFENFRFQPSLTILQVGSRPDSSAYVKSKLKAAASSNIKSKLIKLDESISQEDLVEVIERLNKDPKVHGILVQLPLPKHIDESVITNSVATDKDVDGFDHYNVGQLSKRGGTPYFKPCTPNGIMELIKTTGIPLRGKTAVVIGRSDIVGTPVATMLRNEDCTVTVCHRYTQNLPEIVRQADIVVAAVGIAEYVKADWVKDGAIVIDVGINYKDDPTAKRGRRLVGDVDYEEVAKKASFITPVPGGVGPMTVAMLCSNVYDAALIHAKKAHEHGFKPLELNIKDPVPSDIEISRNQKPKKITRVAQELGILDAELEPYGHFKAKVDPKSVIERLDEQAEGSAQDKGNYVLVAGITPTPLGEGKSTTTMGLTQALGAHLGYNAIANVRQPSMGPTFGVKGGAAGGGYAQVIPMDEFNMHLTGDIHAISAAQNLLCAAVDTRMFHESTSKTTSGFYKRLVPIKKGKRSFTPSMLKRLEKLGITKTNPDDLTAEEIEKFAVLNIDPDSITIKRVVDCNDRFVREITIGEGKNEASKYPPRKTGMDITVASELMAILALSNSLKDLRQRVGKLVVGTQRKTGEAITAEDIGCAGAITALLKDAIKPNLMQSLEGTPVFVHAGPFANISIGASSVIADKLALKLTSPSNPINNGETGFVVTEAGFDFTMGGERFFNIKCRASGLKPDAVVLVATSRALKLHGGATDVKPGQPLPAEYVNENLEYLEKGCANLAKQIANIKQYNVPVVVAINQFETDTDAEIKLIQSLALKAGADFAVPSNHWAKGGAGAVELASSVVKAVELAPLEQQKYLYDVNDTVENKLLAITTKMYGASGIELSPLAKKQIETYTKQGYDKLPICIAKTQYSLSHDSSLKGVPTGFTVPIREVRCSAGAGYLYALAAEIMTIPGLPTHAGFMNVEVNDEGEIEGLF, encoded by the coding sequence ATGACTCATCGGAAAAACTACACCGATACTGCATATACACGtctaaaaaattttgtgATGCTCTTCcttaaaaaagaacaactattttttttttttcttttttcttttttttcactttctATCCCACCAGCAATGCTTAGGTTAAGACCAACTATACGCTCGTTGAGTAGAAATTTCCACCGTTCGTGTATCAACTTAGATGCCGTAGTGGTTTCCGGAACCAAGTTGGCAAACACCATCAGAGCCAACGTGGCAGAAAAAGTtatcaattacaacaaaGAACATTTTGgcgacaacaacaaatcttttgaaaattttagATTTCAGCCAAGTTTGACCATTTTACAGGTCGGGTCAAGACCAGACTCTTCTGCGTATGTCAAGTCCAAGCTAAAGGCAGCAGCCTCCTcaaatatcaaatcaaaactaaTCAAACTAGACGAATCCATCTCCCAAGAAGATTTAGTTGAAGTGATAGAACGTTTAAATAAAGATCCAAAGGTGCATGGGATTTTAGTGCAATTGCCATTACCAAAACATATTGACGAGTCAGTTATCACCAATTCTGTCGCTACCGATAAAGATGTCGATGGGTTTGACCATTACAATGTTGGCCAATTATCGAAAAGGGGCGGTACACCATACTTCAAACCATGTACGCCAAACGGTATAATGGAGTTGATCAAGACTACTGGTATTCCACTAAGAGGTAAAACTGCGGTCGTCATTGGTAGATCTGACATTGTTGGTACTCCAGTTGCTACAATGTTGAGAAACGAAGATTGTACCGTTACCGTGTGCCACAGATACACGCAAAACTTGCCGGAAATCGTGAGACAGGCCGacattgttgttgctgcagTTGGTATTGCAGAATACGTTAAAGCCGATTGGGTCAAAGATGGTGCTATTGTTATAGACGTTGGTATTAACTACAAAGATGACCCAACTGCAAAAAGAGGAAGACGTTTGGTGGGGGACGTTGACTATGAAGAAGTCGCCAAAAAGGCTTCCTTTATCACACCTGTCCCTGGAGGTGTGGGCCCAATGACAGTGGCAATGTTATGCTCCAACGTATACGATGCTGCATTAATCCACGCCAAGAAAGCCCATGAGCACGGGTTCAAGCCTTTGGAACTCAACATCAAGGACCCAGTTCCGTcagatattgaaatttcaaGAAACCAAAAGCCAAAGAAAATAACCAGGGTCGCTCAAGAATTGGGTATACTAGATGCAGAATTAGAGCCATACGGCCACTTCAAGGCTAAAGTCGACCCCAAGAGCGTGATTGAAAGATTGGACGAGCAAGCTGAAGGTTCTGCTCAAGACAAAGGTAACTATGTTTTGGTGGCCGGGATCACCCCTACACCTTTGGGTGAAGGTAaatccaccaccactatgGGATTGACACAAGCTCTTGGTGCGCATTTGGGATACAACGCAATCGCTAATGTTAGACAGCCGTCAATGGGACCAACATTCGGTGTCAAAGGAGGTGCTGCTGGAGGTGGTTATGCTCAAGTCATTCCTATGGACGAGTTTAATATGCATTTGACTGGTGACATTCATGCAATCTCTGCTGCCCAAAACTTATTGTGTGCTGCTGTCGACACAAGAATGTTCCACGAATCTACATCCAAGACTACCAGTGGGTTTTACAAGAGATTGGTGCCTATTAAAAAGGGCAAGAGAAGTTTCACCCCTTCCATGCTTAAGagattggaaaaattgggTATCACCAAAACTAACCCAGACGACTTGACTgctgaagaaattgaaaaatttgccGTGCTCAACATCGACCCCGATTCCATCACCATCAAGAGAGTTGTGGACTGTAACGATAGATTTGTCAGAGAAATTACAATCGGCGAAGGTAAAAACGAGGCTAGCAAATACCCACCTCGTAAAACTGGTATGGACATTACTGTGGCCAGTGAGTTGATGGCTATTTTGGCATTGTCCAACTCCCTAAAGGATCTTAGACAGAGAGTTGGTAAGCTTGTGGTTGGTACTCAACGCAAAACCGGCGAGGCCATCACCGCCGAAGATATTGGCTGTGCTGGAGCAATAACTGCTTTATTAAAAGACGCCATTAAACCAAACTTGATGCAAAGTCTTGAAGGTACTCCTGTTTTCGTGCATGCCGGACCATTTGCAAATATCTCAATTGGTGCTTCGTCGGTTATTGCCGACAAGCTTGCACTTAAGTTGACCTCACCATCAAACCCAATTAACAATGGCGAAACTGGTTTTGTTGTCACTGAAGCTGGTTTTGATTTCACAATGGGCGGTGAAAGATTCTTTAACATTAAATGCAGAGCTTCTGGGTTAAAACCAGATGCTGTGGTTTTGGTTGCTACTTCCAGGGCATTGAAATTACACGGTGGCGCTACTGATGTCAAACCTGGCCAGCCATTGCCAGCAGAATACGTTAACGAGAACCTTGAGTATCTTGAAAAAGGGTGTGCCAACTTGGCCAAACAAATCGCCAACATCAAACAATACAACGTCCCCGTTGTTGTGGCCATCAACCAGTTTGAAACAGACACCGATGCcgaaatcaaattaatcCAGTCTCTTGCATTGAAAGCTGGTGCCGATTTCGCTGTTCCATCCAACCACTGGGCTAAAGGTGGTGCCGGAGCCGTTGAGCTCGCTTCTTCAGTCGTCAAAGCTGTCGAGTTGGCACCATTGGAACAACAAAAGTACCTCTATGATGTGAACGATACCGTcgaaaataaattattggcTATTACCACTAAAATGTATGGTGCGTCAGGAATCGAGTTATCTCCATTGGCCAAAAAGCAAATAGAGACATACACCAAGCAGGGGTACGACAAGTTGCCAATTTGTATTGCCAAAACCCAGTACTCTTTGTCGCACGACTCATCGTTAAAGGGGGTGCCAACCGGGTTTACTGTTCCAATTAGAGAAGTAAGATGCTCGGCAGGTGCTGGTTATTTGTATGCTTTGGCAGCAGAAATAATGACTATTCCTGGGTTGCCAACCCATGCTGGTTTTATGAACGTAGAAGTAAACGACGAAGGTGAAATAGAAGGATTATTTTAA